CTGGCTGGCCGCGTGGAAGACCCACTCCTCGTCGCCGAGCAGGCGCTGGACGGCCGTGACGTCGGGGACGGCGATCGGGTCGACGAGGAGCACGCCCCCCTCGCGCCGGTAGAGCTGCACGAGGTACGCGCGCTGCGAGTAGCGGAAGCCGGAGGCGCGTTCGACGTCCACGGCGACGGGGCCGGTGCCCGCGGCGAGACGGTCGACGGCGGCCGCGAAGGACTCGGCGGTGTCGACGACGGCGAATTCAGTCACGGGTCCTCCGGGCTCCGAGCACGGCGATGTCCTCCGACCCGGGCGGCAGGCCGGCCAGCATGCAGACGAGCTCCGCCCAGGCCTCCACATGGGCCCGGAAGGCCCCGGAGGGAGACCATGACGCACGCAGCTCGATCTGCGCGCCGTCTCCCTCGTCCGCAAGGCTGCCGAAGCCCTTCGAGAGGATCTTCGTCGCCGTGCCGGACGCGGAGGAGTAGGGCGCCCCGCGCGTCGCGAGCGCGTCGACGAGCCACGACCACGTGACATCGGCGAGGAAGGGGTCGGTGCCGATCTCGGGTTCGAGCGGCGCCTGGGCGAAGCTGACGATGCGCCAGGCGCCGCCCCAGGCAGCGGGCTCGTCGGGGTCGTGGAGGAGGACCAGCCGGCCGGTCCCATAGGGCGAGTCGCCGTGATCGTCGGGGCGCACGTCGCCGGCGAGGGCCAGGCTGAACGGCGCGAGCCCCTGCGGGGAGGGGATCTCCCGCACAGTGAGGTCGTCGCGGAACGCCGCCGCCCGCACCTCGGCCTCCGCGTCGGCGAAGGCTCGTGAGCTCGCCCGGTCTCCGTTCACGTCGACAGATTAGAGTGAAGGGGCCATGAACACCCCCAGGCGCGCCGCATCCCCGGTCCTTGCCGGCGTCCGCGCCGCCGCGACCGTGCTGGCGGCGGCGTTCGCGGGTGTCGTCGGCGCCGTCGCCTTCCTGTCGCTCCGCATCGCGCGACGGGCCGTGACCCCCGGCCCCCGGGTGGCCGACGTGGCGGTGCACGGGTTCGACACGGGCGCGCAGACCATCACCCTCTCGCGCACGCCCGACACGGTCCTCCCCGGCCGCTACGGACTGTTCACCGCGGGGTCGGAGCACTATCTCAAGCTCGGCGCCGTGCTCGCGGAGGACGGGGACCGGGTGCGTCGGAAGCTGCTCACCCAGGTCGGCTCGAGCACGCAGATCGGCCCGTACGCGGTCTTCAGCGGCTGGTACTACGAGCGCGCGGAGGAGCTGCACCTCCCCTTCACGACGGAGTTCATCGACGCCCCCGTCGGCCCGTGCCCCGCGTGGCTGTTCCCGGCGGAGGACCCTTCCGCAGACACCTGGGTCGTGGCCGTGCACGGTCGCGGGACGACCCGCGCCGAGGTGCTGAGGGCCGTGCCGGTGCTGCATGAGGCGGGGATGCCCGTGCTGTGCGTCTCCTATCGGAACGACGGAGAGGCTCCGGCCAGCAGGTCAGGACGATACGGGCTCGGCGCGACGGAATGGCGGGACGTGGACGCCGCGGTGGCGTGGGCTCTGGAGCACGGCGCGCTTCGCATCGTGCTCATGGGATGGTCCATGGGCGGAGCCATCGTTCTTCAGGAGGCGCTGAACTCTCCGCACTCCGCCGAGATCGCGGGGATCGTCCTGGAGTCGCCCGTCGTCGACTGGCGACTCGTGCTCGGCTATCAGGCGAGGGAGCTGCGCGTCCCCTCGCCGCTCACGCGCATCGCCATGGGCGCCCTGAGAGGGGGCTGGTCCTCCCGTGTCGTCCGCCGAGGGGACCCGATCTCCCTCGACGATCTCGACATCGTGGCCCGGGCACGCGAGCTGACCCATCCCATCCTGCTCCTCCACAGCGACGACGACGGCTTCGTGCCCGCCGAGGCGTCGCACCGGCTCGCCGCCGAGCGCCCTGACCTCGTGACGATGGAGTCGTTCCGCACGGCCCGGCACACGAAGCTGTGGAACTTCGACGAGCGGCGGTGGAACGGTGCCATCCGCGGGTGGCTGGCCGCCCGGGGGGTCGTGTCCGAGACGGCCCGGGGCGGCGCGGAGGCTTAGCCGCGCGCATCGGGCTCGCCCGATGCCGGCACGAGGAGGCGCCCGCGGGGCTCAGGCCAGCCGTGCCCGGATCTGGCGCTTGGCGCGCAGGAGCATGCCCGTCATCCCCGAGATGCGCAGCGGCGAGACCGCCCGCGTGAGACCGATCGTCTGCGGGAAGTCATCGGGGATGGCGAGGGCCTGCTCCGCGGAGAGGCCCGTGATCCCCTGCACGAGGATGCTTGCGAAGCCGCGCGTGGTCGGCGCAGCGGGCGGGGCCGTCGCATGCATCGCGACCGCCCCCTCCTCGTCGACCTCGAGGACGATGTACACGGGCGACTGGCATTCGGACACGCGCTCCGTCAGCTCCGGATGATCGGCGTAGCGATCGGGGAACGCGGGCAGCTCGTTCGCGAACTCGAGCAGCAGCTGGAGGCGATCGGGCTCGTCGATCTCGAGGAACTCGTCGCGGATCTCCGCAAGCGCGGTGGGAAGGGCGGTGTCGGCCATCCCGCCCAGACTACTTCGCGGGCGCCGTGCCCGGCTCCGCGCCCGCCACGATCGGGACGCGCACCGCGCTGCCCCACTCGGTCCACGACCCGTCGTAGTTGCGGACGCTCTCGAAGCCCAGGAGGTGCTTGAGCACGAACCAGGTGTGGCTCGACCGCTCGCCGATGCGGCAGTACGCGACGATGTCGTCGCCGTCGGACAGCCCGACCTCCTCGCGATAGATCGCCTCGAGCTCCGCGCGCGGCTTGAAGCCGCCGTCCTCCGCGACCGCCCGCGCCCACGGGACGTTGCGCGCCGTCGGGATGTGGCCCGCGCGCAGGGCGCCCTCCTCGGGGTAGGCGGGAGCCGTGGTGCGCTCCCCGGAGAACTCCTCCGGGGAGCGCACGTCGATGAGCGGGTTCCCCAGGTGCGCGAGCACGTCCTCCTTGAACGCCCGCAGCGTCGCGTCGTCGCGCTCGACGGCGGGATACTCGACCGGCTCGCGCGACGTCGGCTCCGTCGTGAGCTCGCGGCCTTCCGCGATCCACTTGTCGCGGCCGCCGTCGAGGAGGCGGACGTCGTCGTGCCCGAAGAGCGAGAACACCCACAGGGCGTAGGCCGCCCACCAGTTGTTCTTGTCCCCGTAGATGACCACCGTGTCGTCGCGGGCGATCCCCTTGCCTCCGACGAGCCGCGCGAAGCCCTCGCCGTCGACGTAGTCGCGCACGACGGGATCGTTGAGCTCCGTGTGCCAGTCGACCTTCACGGCGCCGGGGATGTGCCCGGTCTCGTAGAGCAGGACGTCCTCGTCGGACTCCACGACGACGAGACCCGGCTCGCCGAGATGCTCCGAGAGCCACTCCGTCGACACGAGCCGCACCGGCTCGGCGTACTCCGAGAACTTCTGCTGGGACGAGTCCTGTGCGACGGCCATGACTGCTCCTCGTTATCGTTGAGTCGATCCTGCCCCGAGCCTAAGCGCCGCGGGCCGCGTCGGCACGGCTCGTCCGTGCGGCGCGTAACCGACTGACATCTGAGGACACATGACCTCCACAGCGACCGAGATCGTCCACCTCGTCGACCGCCATCCGCAGCTGACGGGGGAGGAGATGCTCGCGAGCCTCGTCCCGCCGCCGCAGTTCCTCGATGCGACCTTCGCGTCGTATCGCGTGGACGACGCGTATCCGTCGCAGCAGGAGGCGAAGGAGGAGCTCGAGCTCTTCGCCTCCGGCGCGCAGCCGGCCAAGCGCGGCGGCCTCTTCTCGCGCAGGCCGAAGCTCCCCGAGATCAAGCCCGGGGTCTACCTCGACGGCGGGTTCGGCGTGGGTAAGACGCACCTGCTCGCATCGATCTACCACGCCGTCCCGGCCCGCCGGAAGTACTTCGGGTCCTTCATCGAGTACACCGCGCTGGTGGGCGCGCTGGGCTACAAGAACACCGTCGAGCTGCTGCGCGGGTCCGCGCTGCTGTGCATCGACGAGTTCGAGCTCGACGATCCGGGCGACACGATGGTCATGACGCGACTGCTCGGCGAGCTCGTCGCGTCCGGCACCCGCCTGGCGGCCACGAGCAACACCCCGCCGAACGCGCTGGGGGAGGGGCGCTTCGCGGCGCAGGACTTCCTGCGCGAGATCCACGCGATGTCCGACAGCTTCCGGACCATCCGCATCGACGGCGTGGACTTCCGTCAGCGCTCGCTCGACGGGCATGCGGCGGTGCTCACCGAGCCGGCGTACGGCGAGGCCCTGTCCTCGGTCGCCGGCTCGGTGTCGGACGACGGCTTCGACGATCTCGTCGCGCACCTCGCCCGCGTGCACCCCTCCCGGTACATCCGCCTCATCGAAGGCGTCGACGTCGTCGGCCTCCGCGGCGTGCGTCAGCTCACGGACCAGTCGGAGGCGCTGCGCTTCGTCGCCTTCGTCGACCGGGTGTACGACGCCCAGCTGCCCATCCGCGCGACGGGCATCCCCCTCGACGACGTCTTCGGGGCCGAGATGCTCTCCGGGGGGTATCGCAAGAAGTATCTCCGCGCCATCTCGCGTCTGGTCGCGTCAACCCACTCCTGACGCATCCCCACCCCCTTCGGAGGCGACGGAGGGGTTCCCGAAACATGATGTTTACCGGAGAGGGTCGTGTGTAACACGGCCGAAACGAGGTCCGCACCTGCGGGGTAACGCGGGATCGGGAGACTGAGGCAATCCGGTCGAGCGCACCATGTCGACCCGAAAGCTCACCGGTGT
This window of the Microbacterium sp. AB genome carries:
- a CDS encoding DUF3000 domain-containing protein, which encodes MNGDRASSRAFADAEAEVRAAAFRDDLTVREIPSPQGLAPFSLALAGDVRPDDHGDSPYGTGRLVLLHDPDEPAAWGGAWRIVSFAQAPLEPEIGTDPFLADVTWSWLVDALATRGAPYSSASGTATKILSKGFGSLADEGDGAQIELRASWSPSGAFRAHVEAWAELVCMLAGLPPGSEDIAVLGARRTRD
- a CDS encoding SufE family protein, translating into MADTALPTALAEIRDEFLEIDEPDRLQLLLEFANELPAFPDRYADHPELTERVSECQSPVYIVLEVDEEGAVAMHATAPPAAPTTRGFASILVQGITGLSAEQALAIPDDFPQTIGLTRAVSPLRISGMTGMLLRAKRQIRARLA
- a CDS encoding sulfurtransferase codes for the protein MAVAQDSSQQKFSEYAEPVRLVSTEWLSEHLGEPGLVVVESDEDVLLYETGHIPGAVKVDWHTELNDPVVRDYVDGEGFARLVGGKGIARDDTVVIYGDKNNWWAAYALWVFSLFGHDDVRLLDGGRDKWIAEGRELTTEPTSREPVEYPAVERDDATLRAFKEDVLAHLGNPLIDVRSPEEFSGERTTAPAYPEEGALRAGHIPTARNVPWARAVAEDGGFKPRAELEAIYREEVGLSDGDDIVAYCRIGERSSHTWFVLKHLLGFESVRNYDGSWTEWGSAVRVPIVAGAEPGTAPAK
- a CDS encoding alpha/beta hydrolase family protein, which translates into the protein MNTPRRAASPVLAGVRAAATVLAAAFAGVVGAVAFLSLRIARRAVTPGPRVADVAVHGFDTGAQTITLSRTPDTVLPGRYGLFTAGSEHYLKLGAVLAEDGDRVRRKLLTQVGSSTQIGPYAVFSGWYYERAEELHLPFTTEFIDAPVGPCPAWLFPAEDPSADTWVVAVHGRGTTRAEVLRAVPVLHEAGMPVLCVSYRNDGEAPASRSGRYGLGATEWRDVDAAVAWALEHGALRIVLMGWSMGGAIVLQEALNSPHSAEIAGIVLESPVVDWRLVLGYQARELRVPSPLTRIAMGALRGGWSSRVVRRGDPISLDDLDIVARARELTHPILLLHSDDDGFVPAEASHRLAAERPDLVTMESFRTARHTKLWNFDERRWNGAIRGWLAARGVVSETARGGAEA
- the zapE gene encoding cell division protein ZapE, whose amino-acid sequence is MTSTATEIVHLVDRHPQLTGEEMLASLVPPPQFLDATFASYRVDDAYPSQQEAKEELELFASGAQPAKRGGLFSRRPKLPEIKPGVYLDGGFGVGKTHLLASIYHAVPARRKYFGSFIEYTALVGALGYKNTVELLRGSALLCIDEFELDDPGDTMVMTRLLGELVASGTRLAATSNTPPNALGEGRFAAQDFLREIHAMSDSFRTIRIDGVDFRQRSLDGHAAVLTEPAYGEALSSVAGSVSDDGFDDLVAHLARVHPSRYIRLIEGVDVVGLRGVRQLTDQSEALRFVAFVDRVYDAQLPIRATGIPLDDVFGAEMLSGGYRKKYLRAISRLVASTHS